A genomic region of Drosophila gunungcola strain Sukarami unplaced genomic scaffold, Dgunungcola_SK_2 000063F, whole genome shotgun sequence contains the following coding sequences:
- the LOC128264268 gene encoding uncharacterized protein LOC128264268 translates to MQREEQEKSQPLTSEVGWAQAQRDSEWRSLLEAQNLRYIEILKTMQQPASTNSSEKLIRLPKFNPDVAEADASAWRKTADMIFTEHPLEGSALVMSLSGALEGSASQWLAQISYAGITWPKFQELFVLRYDNSETPAAILLNIRNGRPKTGECLSAYGSRLVTSLLTKWKAMDIEEIAVSFVLAHTSQIDTRLQRLLFTTNITNRNELQQQLKAYAYRKQSEHLASKDSIGPQRKRFKANTSMKCHYCGISGHKMLECRKRKAEQSKPSQSFGKPLAGRDRT, encoded by the coding sequence ATGCAACGGGAAGAACAAGAAAAGTCTCAGCCTCtgacatcagaagtgggatgGGCTCAGGCCCAGCGTGATAGTGAATGGCGATCGCTGTTAGAAGCACAAAATCTACGATATATCGAAATACTAAAAACAATGCAGCAGCCTGCTTCAACAAATTCAAGTGAAAAATTGATTAGATTGCCAAAGTTCAATCCAGACGTGGCTGAAGCTGACGCCAGCGCCTGGCGCAAAACAGCCGATATGATTTTCACGGAGCATCCCCTGGAGGGCAGTGCGCTAGTTATGTCGCTGAGCGGAGCACTAGAAGGGAGCGCTTCCCAATGGCTGGCACAGATCAGCTATGCTGGCATAACCTGGCCCAAATTCCAAGAACTATTTGTTCTTCGCTACGACAACTCCGAGACGCCGGCCGCCATCTTGTTAAATATTCGCAACGGACGGCCGAAAACAGGCGAGTGCTTGTCAGCATATGGTAGCCGATTAGTGACGTCTCTTCTGACGAAATGGAAGGCGATGGACATCGAGGAGATAGCTGTCTCTTTCGTACTTGCACACACGTCGCAAATCGACACTAGACTGCAGCGTCTACTGTTTACAACCAATATAACTAACAGAAatgaactgcagcagcagttgaAGGCGTATGCATACAGGAAGCAAAGTGAGCATCTGGCTTCAAAGGATTCGATTGGCCCCCAAAGGAAGAGATTCAAGGCAAACACATCAATGAAGTGCCATTACTGTGGAATTTCCGGACACAAAATGCTGGAATGCCGTAAGAGGAAGGCAGAACAATCAAAACCAAGTCAATCGTTTGGAAAACCACTGGCGGGACGAGACAGGACTTGA